The DNA sequence TCACCATGTGTGCGATTCACCTCATCTGGCAAGATCCTGGGGTTCAAAGTCAGAGTCTACAACTCAGTCCTAGTAAATAAGAAGAGGGAGCGGACAAAATCCAATAACGCAGCACAAATCCAAAAGACCAAGGTGAAAGGTCTGTAATTCTCGCGGGAAAGAATTCAAGCTCTCGTGGGGAAACGTGTGTCCCCAAACTTGTTGAGGCGTGCAAAGTTTCAGCAGAGAGTAAGAGAAGGACAGACTCTGGCAATGCCTTTGAAAGCAGGAGGTCTGGAATGGACAGACAGacggctcaatagttaagagggagtgctgctcttgcagagaaccagagtttggctcccagtaccatgtcaggcagctcaatACCACTTACTCCAACTTtgggaatctgacgccctcttctggactcatgAGTACCTGCACTTATATGTGCACAGGCCCCTCTAACcccctgctgtggaacaatctttgtaaatatgtattactctcattggttaataaaggaGCTAATTGGcttatagctgggcaggaagagattgggcaggaCAGCCAGACTAGGAGGACACTAAGAAGAAGGGCTGAGTCTGAGAAGTCTCGAGGAGACTCCATGAAACTCAGAGCgagcaggatgggaagtatgTTGGGAAGTACGTAGATGAGGTAAaggagccttggggcagcacataacttaatagaaatgggttaatttaagttataagagctagctaaaaaacaagcctaagctattggccgagcatttttaataatattaagtctctgtgtggttatttagaGAGTGGCTGGTGGGTCAGAGTTGATCAGTGGTTTAGatggaaaactccacctacacacCCCCCCCcatgcatataatttttaaaaaatttttttcaagacatggtttctctgtgtagccctggctgtcctggaactcactctgtagaccaggatgacccaaactcacagagatccacctgcctctgcctcccgagtgctgggattaaaggtgtgcaccaccacacctggcctacttctttttttaaagaaagatttttctattaaaaagaaagaaaacagaattatcTATCAAGAACCATAGCCCCAGCCCAACTCCTTGGTACCTCCTTTCCCCTGCTCTAGCTGCAGGTCTTCTTTCAAAACATTCCTGTGGCTTACATATACAATAAAGCTTGGAACTGCCTAACTCCAGAACTGCTGTCCTTTCAGGCTATTTAATCCTCTCaacccagatttctttttttaaagacagagtctaaCTACGTAGCCAGGGCTAGACTAAAACGCACAAGCTCCACTTCCCAAGTCCCAAgttctgggtttacaggcatgtgccacggCCCAGCTTGAATCCAGACTTCGGTTGATCACAAAGCTCGACGGCTCTGGAGTCTTCATCAGAAGACTTTTTGCCTGCGATGTTCCTTTTCTCAGCTACACCTAACTCTTCCCTCCAGGGATGAATTAAATGTCACCAAGGGAAAGTTGACTGGTCCCCCCATAATCTGATCTTATAGCCTTCCTCCTTTTCAGGACACTCTACATGACTACTGTCTGTTGTCCCACCAGACAATAAACCTCTAGTGAAGAGAGACACTTCTGTCTTGTTGACTACTCTATGCCAGCACATGGCAGACAGTCATGTATACCCTGAATGGTGTTGGCATCACTGTGCTATGGTGGACATCTGCCCAAATGACTGGGGAAAACAGGTAAGGCTACCCCATCAGGGACACCTGGACCTTATCAAAACCCACAAGCTGTAGTACTACATGGATTATGAAAATCTAGAGAACACAGTTTCCTGAAGTATAGACAATTATTTTTTAGTAATCACATATTTTAATGTATTAGAAAAGAAACCTAGCAGTACATTCCACACATCATTTCCTGGATATTATTACTTAAGCTAAGACTGAGAAAAGCTGGTAATGTACAGGCACCACAGAGGGTATGGAAAAGTCAAAAGGTGGACTCATTTACGGGAGTGTAGAAGGACCAAGCCCTAGATTCAGtgatgtgttatatatatataaatttggcCTGCCACCTGCTCTAATGAAGCTCCTACCTCATCAAGTTCTTGTGAGGATGCCAGAGTTAATCATGTAGCTTGGATGTAAGACTGGTATCATCTAGGGAATGCTAATTGTTCAGTCTGAAACCCAACATAAAACCGTAAACTTCGATGTACTTAAaacactaagattttttttgttgttgtcttttttcccccataACTCAACTGAGTGGCTCTCAAGTGTGAActctgtcaaagaaaatgatgTGTTACAATGCCAAAAGATTGGACACACCCACGAGGCAAGAGTTAGCATCCCATTCCAAAATTCTCCACTACCGTCAATGAAGAGACTAGGCTACGGGCTTGTGTGGATATCAAAAGGTCTGCAGTTTTTCTTAATTCTAAAAGGCTAGGTCTCCAGTCCATTACATCCTCTCTAGGCCCAAGTCTCTCAGGTAGTTCTATTTTCCAGAACTCCTCCATCTACACCTTGCCTAGCTCTCTAACCTCACTCTAAATCTCTAgcctctcccccatccccccacgCCTCAACCTCTGCCTTCTCGCTGGCTAACAGTTCATCCTTGTCAAGGCTGGAGGAAATACATTGTGTCCATTACCTCCCTTGGTCCTCTGAACTAGCTCTGCATTTTACAGCGGCCCTACCAGTTAGGTCACTTAACCCATGCATGGAGAGGAAGAAGGCTCAGAAAAGGCCCACAGAAAATCCTGAGCATTTAATCCCCATTTCTTCTGGGAGCTGTGCACTGCCCCGGCCCATTTCCCTATGGGAATGTGTTTTCTTATCAGTGAATGAGAGTGTGTGCCATGTTACTCTAAATAAATGTTTTGACTTAAACTTGTTCTGTCTTTGACACACAAGCTCTTCATGTCTATCTAAGGAAAGGCTACCTTTTCTCTGCTTTCAAATGGGAAATGACTTCCACTGTTTGACATTTGCGAACAAAGGAATAGGCCAAAGCTCTAACCATCCCTGAACAAGTATAGGCTGACGTCCGGTGGGGCCGGCTGGTGCTAAACTGTGACATCTTACAGCCCAGAGACCTCCAGGCTGTGCAAGGCGGGCTTCGCGCGCTCAGCCGCCAGGCGTTGCCGTGCGCCACTCCGCACCCGGAACCAGGGACTGGCGTTCAGGGGAGGGACCCCGAATCCTTCCGCCTGCGCCCTGTCCCCCAACCCCTCCAGCAGCAAAGGCCCAGGCTAGCTGCGGTCTAACCCAGACCACCACCGCCCGCATCTCACCTCCTGCAGCGACTCGGGCACCAACGCCGGCACGATGGGTCGCTTCACGCCCCgctgctccttctccttctccccgcCCTTCTCCTTCCCGTTCTCCGCGTCCCCCTTCTCGGCTTGGGTCATCTCTGCCACCGCCGACCACCACCAGGATCGGGGCTCAGGAACACCACCCGCACAGCCAGCGGAGGAGAACCATCGCGCAGGCGCAGCTTCCCCAGGTTGCCCACAGTCAAGATGGCCGCCTCTGGCGTCGCTCctagagaattctgggaactaGGGAATGACAGCGTTGGAGTTTTGATTTTCCGTTGTTTTTGGTGATGGTGGGCAGAGAACCCAGGGGCTAATGAATGGTGAGCATGATCCTTTTACCTGTGAGCTACATCTTCAGtgtaatactctttttttttttctttttaaattttctttcagacaggatctcagtactttatccctggctagcctggcacttgccatatagaccaggctagcttccaactttgaaattaaaggtgtgtggcatctCACCTAACCCTAATAAATTGTGAGCTATCGTGTAAGTCTGAGATTAACTAGTCTCATTAGACCCCGAAGGTCTTCACTCACAGGCACTATAATACTTCAAGTTCTTACCGTTTGCTGGTCCTGTTCAGCCCGGCCTATTGAGTTATTTGGgactaggtctctctctctctctctctctctctctctctctctctctctctctctctctctctctctctctctctctctctctctctctctctctctctctctcctctcctctcctcctcctcctcctcctcctcctctcttcttcttcttttttttggtttttcgagacagggtttctctgtgtagttttggtgcctgtcctggaactcacttacttggtagcccaggctggccttgaactcacaaagatctgcctgtctctgcctcccgagtgctgggattaaaggcgtgcgccaccaccacccggcctaggTCTCTTCTTGATACATTCCTTGAGTAACTGCTTTGAatttcatggctttacccaggATTCCTGAATATGTTATTTCCAGTTTAGGTCTATTCCTGAAATCCAGACTCATAGCCTATTTGACATCTGTACTTAAGAATTCTACAAAGCACTGTAAATTTaaatactgacttttttttttttttttttagtttttcgagacagggtttctctgtgtagctttgcgcctctcctggaactcacttggtagcccaggctggcctcgaactcacagagatccgcccggctctgccttccagagtgctgggattaaaggcgtgcgccaccacggcccagcaaATACTGAATTCTTAATACCCACTCCCTGCAGGAGGCAGGACAGGAGATGACAAAACCCCAACAATAAACCAGATGTGTAACTTGGAAGTTCACCGATTGCTTCAACACCCAAACCATCAACAGTCCTGAAGTGACTGAAAAGTATCTTCAATTGGTTCACTTTTTTGAATGTGATGTTACTTACCCCACTCCTGCTGGATGGTGACAGCAGCCTCTAAACTGGGATCCTGTTTAGTCCAGTTCCTGATAAGCCGTCCACACAGCcgctcagtgttttatcacaaatTAGTCTGTTGTGGTAGTACATACATGTAAATCCACGTACTCCCAATCAGGAGGAGTGCCTCAAGTTTAAGGCTAACTACCTTCTAGACCACACTTGATCTAGCTCTGCCATATTTCTGTGTGTGCTGTACCTCCACAGAGCCAGGAGGACATCAGGTGCCCAGCTTTATTAGTCTCCCTAAACCTAGAGCTGATAGCCAGCAAACACAGGGGCTTGTTGCCACCTGACACCTGGGATTACATGGGAGCACCAGGTCTTACCCAagccttttatgtgggtgctctgatctgaattcaagtcctcaaCAGCTTGTGCTCTTACCCACCGAGCAGCCTTCATTTCTGATGTTACCTTCCATGCCTGAGGTATATCCAgctacatttgattttttttgttttgtgcgtGTGCACTTatcctaaagtgtgtgtgtggaggtgaaaGGATAGCTCTAGAGAGCCTTCTCCCACATGGGTCCTAGGAATAGAACTCTACTCAGCCAGGCTTGACATGGGATGTCCTTACCTGCTCAGCCACATCACCAGCCCTTACACTTAATTTCTGATGTCCTCTCATCATCAGGCTATTGCTCCTTCTCTTGCTTGGAAGACTCTTCTCTCAGCTGGATCACTTTAGGCTTTCCCTGGGTAgcctttcattctggttccttagATAGATACATGAGCCATTTAtctgtaattattatttttgttttgtttttctagacaaggtttctctgtgtagttttggtgcctgtcctggatctcactctgtagactaggctggcatcgaactcacagagatccgcctggctctgcctcctgagtgctgggattaaaggcatgctccaccaccgcctagcCTGTAATTTTTTGCCTGTGTACTTTCTCCCACACTAGAATGTAAGGTCCATGAAAAGTGTGCCAGTCAGCCTCGGAATATGGTGAGAAAACTAGGAGAAATTGAtctgagctgggtgtgggggAGTACCCTGTAATCCCATGTGCCTGAGAAGGCAGCAGCATCTTGAAGGTTAGCTTAGAGTTGAAGGTTACCTTGGACTGCATGAGACTGTCTcagtaaacaacaaaaaattaaaagatcatTGTCCATCATGGTCTACCCTTCTTGATGGTTTAAGTGACAAAACATGACTCAAAGTCACAAGCTACAGAATAAAGACAAGTTTTGAATACAGGGTATACAAGAGTAGTAGGTCCTGTATTACATGCTACTGTAGTCCTCAAGCGCAGAATGGATCAGCTAAATACAAGCTGCGTGACTCTGGGCTAAGTCCTCAGAGAGGAAGCGTGCACCTCAGCTGAGTCAGAAAGGCTCTTAGGCCACAAACACGAAGAAGCCTCTGCTCACACTAAGTCGCCTACTAAGGCCCTGGTCTTACAATGAGGTGAAATTTAACAATGTTCCTGCCAGACCGCCACACTATCTAGGGAGCTGTTGGGCTCCAGCAAGCCCTCACAGGTTATCTGTATAATTTAAGAATCATCTCCATACCTACTTTGTCAGAATTGAAAACGTAAAACAAGTTGGCTGTAACTGAGTGGTCAAAACTGTTTTTACTCTTATCCTATAaccacttttcttctttaaaatctgCCATCTTGTGATACTACATCCCCATTTCTTTCATAAGTAGACAGAGCTTTCACCTAAATATTTTGGTTTCAACATGTGTACATTGGATGtatactgttttcatttttataatatttcataGGGTAAGCCAAGCAAACTGTaaaccctgtaatcccagtactccagaggcagaagcaggaagagctCAAGCcccagctcaaggccagcctgggctatagatgTGTCTTGGTTAGTGTTTGACAACTTCATCTAGAACtacctgggaagaggaatctcagttgagaaaatgcttttatCAGACAGCCTAAGACAAGTCTGTAGGGTGTTCTCTTGATGTGTGGgaccattgtgggtagtgccacccgaGATGGTGGACGTGGGGTATATATACaacaaacaggctgagcaagtattgggaacaagccagtaagtagtgttCCTCAGGGTCTCTGCCCTAACTTCCCTGATAAAGACagtctttatcacagcagtaaaGAAGCCAGCTAaggctctcaaaaaaaaaaaaaaaaaaaaaaaaatgggggtggAGTAGGATGAACACGGCTATTTACGGAAAAACATGAAAGGAGTATCCAGATGGAACTGAAAGTAGGTAGGTAGGATCTTAAGCAATGGGATCAAATTCCTATTTGTCAAGATAGCGTAAAATCCATGGTTTGAAGATTGGCCAGCATATAGTCAGTCATTTGAAGCTCAATTTTGTGGACTTATAAAtatcctgggggctggagagatggcttagaggttaagagcactgactgttcttccaaaggtcctgagttcaattcccagcaaccacctggtggctcacaatcatctataatgagatctggtgccctcttctggtgtaaaggcatatatgcaggcagaacactgcatacatgaTAAAAtgaatcaatctttaaaaaaaaaaaaaaaaagaatcctcctcctttagccgggcggtggtggcgcacgcctttaatcccagcactcgggaggcagaggcaggcagatctctgtgagtttgaggctagcctgggctacaaatcgagttctaggaaaggcgcaaaactacacagagaaaccctgtctcgagaaaagaaaaaaaaaaaaaatcctgacattTTATCTGGTAGTAGATCAGACAAGATGtattcacaaaataaatacattaaaaattaaaattcaaaggcAAACATGTTTAACTGCTGAAATAATTATATTGTGGTTTATTTATAAATGAGAGCAAGATAACAATGAGCAGTATTTCAGAAGTTGGAAAAAAAGGCAACATTAACAGGGATAAATACATTGGAGCCAGGTGacggtggcacacctttaatcccaacacttggtaggcagaggcaggcagatctctgagttcaaggacctggtctatagagcaagttccaggatgactGGCAACACACAAAGAAACGCtgttttgaaaaagcaaaaacacaaaccaaacaaacaaaaaaccagaactaaatacatttcctttatttcttccagATCAGAGACTTGGGGTTTAATCATATAAAGATGAAGAATCAAGTTTTACAACCTagaaatatttacttattaaaaCTATATTAATACTTTAGTAAACTATACAAAAAAGATAAGGAGACAAACATGTACATTTATCTAACTGCATGTCAGTCAGGCTAGATCCTGCAGAGGGAATTCCCAGCATGACCTCATTTATCTGTGAGCACACAGAGCAGTCCTTGTTTAGACATACACCATCTTGTCCTGCATAAGCCACTCTTCACCtcttcttgatggtttccttctacACATGTGCATGTCTAGTCGTCTGCTCCACAGAGCAGACGTTTACCTAAAAGAGGTTCAAACAATTAGCTCCTGCTTATTAaactggaactcactcactcactcactctctctctctctccctctccctctcccccccccccccctctctctctctctctctctctctctctcctcatataCGCCAACATGGAGTTCCTGAGGGGTAGGGACAGTGAAGGGGGCTGGCAGCTAGGGAAGTCCAGAGGAAAGgatgggagaaaagagaaaaaaaaatacaaatctttTCTCAACTGATATTTCAATAATAAAGTCAATGAATGTCTAAGAATTAAGATGTATCTTTTAAATGTATAATACACAACTTCTAGAGAGATGGcctggcagttaagagcacttgctgctcttgcaacgTACAAGAGTTGGATGTTCAGCACCCATCTGGACTCAACTCTTTTCTGATCTCCACGGGCACCCATGCacgtatgtgcatacatacacacatgcagatacacacacaaacaccaactgcaggggatccagtgccctcttctggcctcctctggtaCCATGCACACATtcagtgcacttacatacatgcaagcaaaacattcaaacacaaaatagaaataaacgttaaaaaaaaccctacaactTCTGTTTTCCTAAACAAAATATTCCTAAGGAGACATTTTCAAATAAAGTCCTGCAAAGTAATTTCAGATTTTAAGTTACCTTCCTCATCCGCCAGCCattggaggagggctggggcctTGAAGATGACTGATTCGACCCATTCTTCTTCGTGGAGGGTTTCCTGGTGGCCTAATGAAAGAGAAAGTATCTACTGTTCGGTAAATCCAGCTttaattggttctctctttttaGGGagcatcttgctatgtagtcctgcCTAGCCTGTAATTtgttatatagaccaagctggcgtTGAACTTggattctgtctgcctctgcctcccaagagctgggattaaaggtatgcacctcTACATCTGGCCAATTGGTTCCTTTTATTAATCACTAAACTACACCCTTTTCAATAAACAGGACAATGAGCCTGGTAGCATCTaactgtcatctcagcacttgggaggccgagggaGGAAGATTATCAGAGGTTCAAGGCCTGTCTAGGAAATGACCAGGTCAACATCGCTGCAAagcaaaaccctatctcaaaaaacaaaaccaaacaaagcacaCAGCCTTGATAAAAGAGCAACTACCATGTACACTGGTGTGATAGGTAATCTTGGctgccaacttgacacacctgggaagatggAACCTCAACCGAGGAATtaccttcatcagattggccccCAGGGCATGTTTGTGATGCATTTTGATTGCTAATCGCTAATAGCCCACTGTAGATGGAGCCACTCCTGaacaggtgggcctgggctgtatagtgaaGGTAGCTAAGCAAGCTGGATGAAGTAAAAAACCAGCTTTTctctctccatggtctctgcttcagtacctgcttctacttccctGGATGACGGACTGTAACTTGAAAGTTGAAATCAACTTTCCTTGCCCAAGTTGCTTGTGGTCAATGCTTTCTCACAGCAACGGAGAAGCGAACTCTAAGTCAGGAATCAAAAATCCTTGACTTTTAATTTATAGCAACTTGTTAATTTTGTGAAATGGGGTTTAATCTTTTAATTTCTACAAGCCTatctaaaataacaaaatgaggACACAAAGGTAAACACGTAACAGTAAGAAAGGCTGCACATACCCTCTTCCATCATCGTATCTGGAATCAGACGAGCTTCCATAGCCTCTTCTTTTTTTCACATCTTGCTGAAGCAGAGTTTTGAAACTGAAACAAGGGACAGAAACAACAGACCACTTTGACACCACCAAATATATTCCCATGGTCTTCATTATCATCTCTGAGAGGTGACTAACCCAACTTAGTAGCTTACGCCTACACTTCATGCTGGACATATCTAGCCGGACAACATCTAGCATAACAGGATGTGCCATGTTCTATGCCAAAGCCACCTGTCCCCATACTTCTCATCTGCTAGTAACTCCTGCAGACAGCATGAAACCAGAGTCCTCATCGGTTTCATTCTTCCGGTTAGGTTTCAACATAATCTATTTTTACAGTATCTTACAGTCATCACCCCCCACTAACTTATTCTCTGTTTTCACAGTATCTTACATTCACCATGCCTGCAGTTCCTCTGCCAACAGCCTACCTGACATCACCTTGGGGAGGGAAGAGATGAGGATATTATAGTCAGAGGCACAAAACttgtcagaataaaaaaaaaaaaatgcaattttctttctttcctttttcccgtcttcttgtttttcttttccccactaaagacaaggtcttactatgtgtatagtcctggctggcctagaacactctatgtagaccaggctggccttgaacactgctgtctctgccttctgaaggctgggattaaaagtgtatgccaccacacctagcccgATTTTCTAATTTCTTAGAAGGAGGTGTTAACTAAGGCAAAACAACATAGTTAGGTGACATTTGTAAGTCATTAAACTTTGCACTGGTCAATTTAAGTTAGGGCCTTTTCTTGTCCCTTCTTGGGTAACTTCCCCCCCATGACACTCAACCCACTATCCCTGCAATAGAAAAACATTTACTGATATTATgcttgtctcagttagggttactCTCGCTGTGCtgaaacatgaccaaaagcaaatgggaaggaaagggtttatttggcttacacttctacatcgtagtccatcactgaaggaaatcaggacaggaactgaagcagggcaggaacctggaggcaggagctgacgcccaggccacggaggggtgctgcttactggcttgtccagcctgctttcttatagaacctaagGGTGtccccatccacagtgggctgggccctcccatatcattcactaattaagaaaatgccctacaggcctgcctatagcctgatcttatggaggcactttctcaattgaTAACTTTCAgaaaactctagcttgtgtcaagttgacataaaactagtcagtacAGCACCTAAATGAAGGAAGGGACTATTCTCCCACACCTACTCATCACAACTTTCTAACCATGAGACATTCAAACTCAGGACAAGTAAGACTTGTTAGTGACTGATTGGTAATTTGATAAAAACAGCCtgtaaaagacaaaagaaaaaacaaaacaaaacaaaaccaaccctcatttaataaagaactgcTTGGTATGACtgaaaagtttaaatttttgtCTCTTCTATTATTGACTTCTATTCCTTCATGAAGAGTTCAGACCCAGGAGTGGTAGCACATTCCTATAACTTCAACAtttaggaggccaaggcaggaagactaCAATGAATTCTAGGCCAACTCTGACTCTGTACACAATGTAACACTAATCCAGTTATATAGGGCTATTTAGCAACACTTGgtctcaaaagccaaaacaaaaagcacaagaaaagaaaagtaatctGACAGTAGAACGAACAGGTCTGGCTATAAGCTGACATGGCCACCGTAAAGGTTCAGGCAGTCAAGCTCACTAATTCAACATTGTATTTATAATTGTAAGAAGGCTTAATCTTACTCTGTAAAGCTATTTAAATAATTGCAATTAGGTACTTCTGCTTCCTTGTGCAGTGGACTGTGGTTactacagagactcacagctggtcAAAGTGTAGAGAATAAGGGTCTATGGAATGCTCAGCCATGAGTGAGTATCTACATCACACAATTTCCCCAAAAGCTCAGGCAACAACATGGAAAAGGGgagaaaagattctaagagccagaggtcggAAGAACTGAGACAAAAGAGCGTCTCCTAGAAATGTTGCACTCACGAATTCTTCGAAGCTGTGGGTGCTTACACagaatcaagccagtcaacagcGGAGGGGGAACATAAGCCCCTACTCCTAACTGAAGAGCTATCGACAGCTGATGATTGCTAAGGGGGGGCGGTCAGTGTTCTTTAGGAGTGTGGTCCCAGGAAATGCTCCAGGGGATGGGCCCACACCCATCTGCCAGTAGTAAATATACTTAGTGGGTCATAAAAAAGAGAAGCAAGGGTATGAGGTAGGAGGGGGCATGTGGATGGCATGGGCGGTGGGGGGGGGaagtggagaggaagaggggatgaatatgatcaaaatacattgtgtacatgtatgaaattctcaaagataaTCAATCATCATAATATAATTTGATTAGCTTAAGTATAAATGCAACTAACTAAATGCTTTTatacttacaagaaaaccacaAATTCTGCTATTCCCCAGAAGAAGTCTGTTATAAAAGACAATCTCCATGGGGACTGATTCCGGCTGTCCAATACTTGTCCtatagaagaataaaataaataaataaacagagtgGCACAGTCCACAACTTGGCATT is a window from the Peromyscus eremicus chromosome 9, PerEre_H2_v1, whole genome shotgun sequence genome containing:
- the Selenok gene encoding selenoprotein K; this encodes MVYISNGQVLDSRNQSPWRLSFITDFFWGIAEFVVFFFKTLLQQDVKKRRGYGSSSDSRYDDGRGPPGNPPRRRMGRISHLQGPSPPPMAGGUGR